A section of the Citrobacter farmeri genome encodes:
- a CDS encoding DUF1656 domain-containing protein, whose amino-acid sequence MPLQDLVIGASVYFPPLFKAFALGFLLWLFIHRLLRERIYSGEIWHPLLMDLSIFALCVCSGLFLLVAW is encoded by the coding sequence ATGCCCTTACAAGACCTGGTGATTGGCGCATCTGTTTACTTCCCGCCGCTGTTCAAGGCCTTTGCGCTGGGCTTTCTCCTCTGGCTCTTCATCCATCGCTTACTGCGCGAACGCATCTACTCTGGCGAAATCTGGCACCCGTTATTAATGGATCTGTCGATTTTTGCTCTCTGCGTCTGTTCGGGTCTTTTTCTATTGGTTGCGTGGTAA
- a CDS encoding HlyD family secretion protein encodes MTLKTVKYFSTIVIAALAILAGWFMWNYYMQSPWTRDGKVRAEQVSITPQVSGTIVELLVKDNQFVNVGDLLFRIDKTPFHIAELNAQAQLAKAQSELAKANNEANRRRHLSQNVISAEELDTANLNVKAMQASVDVAQATLKQAQWQLAQTDVRAPVSGWITNLSTRTGNFATTGLPLFALVDSNSFYVMGYFEETKLRHIREGAPAQITLYSGNIKLQGHVSSIGRAIYDQSVESDSGLVPDIKPNVPWVRLAQRVPVRIEFDQLPRDVTLVSGTTCSVAIGK; translated from the coding sequence ATGACGTTGAAAACAGTGAAGTATTTCTCCACAATCGTGATTGCTGCCCTCGCCATACTTGCGGGATGGTTCATGTGGAATTATTACATGCAATCCCCCTGGACGCGTGACGGAAAGGTGCGTGCGGAGCAGGTCAGCATTACGCCCCAGGTGTCTGGTACGATTGTCGAACTCCTGGTAAAGGATAACCAGTTTGTTAACGTCGGCGATCTGCTTTTTCGCATCGATAAAACCCCTTTTCACATCGCCGAACTCAACGCGCAGGCCCAGCTGGCTAAGGCACAATCAGAACTGGCGAAGGCTAACAATGAAGCAAACCGACGCCGTCATTTGTCGCAGAATGTTATTTCCGCAGAAGAGTTAGACACCGCCAATCTGAACGTCAAAGCGATGCAGGCAAGCGTGGACGTGGCTCAGGCAACGCTTAAACAAGCGCAGTGGCAACTGGCGCAGACGGATGTCAGAGCCCCAGTCTCCGGTTGGATAACCAATTTATCGACGCGGACCGGCAATTTTGCTACCACCGGACTACCGCTGTTTGCTCTGGTAGATAGCAACTCCTTTTATGTAATGGGATATTTTGAAGAAACAAAATTGCGGCATATCCGCGAGGGCGCGCCGGCTCAAATTACCCTTTATAGCGGCAACATAAAGTTACAGGGTCACGTATCCAGCATTGGTCGCGCGATTTACGATCAAAGCGTGGAGAGCGATTCCGGGTTAGTGCCGGATATCAAACCCAACGTGCCGTGGGTACGTCTGGCGCAGCGCGTTCCGGTACGTATCGAATTTGATCAACTCCCTCGTGACGTGACGCTGGTTTCCGGCACGACCTGTAGCGTGGCGATCGGAAAGTAA